The genomic DNA TCTGTATGAATTTTTGGAAAAGGCGTCTAAAAAACTGGACATATTTTTAATCGTAGAAAGAAGTAGTAGCAACAAAGAAGATATCGGGAGTGTTATGCCGGATATAAAATTTATTTATATCCAAAAATTTAAGTTTATCCCTTTTCGCTTTATTGAGAGTTTTATTGCTGTTTTAATCGCCAGAATTAAAGGATATAAAAACTTTTATACCCATTATTGTTATATCGGCGGAACCAACGCCGCAATTATATCCAGGGTTTTCGGCGGGAAGTCGTATTATTGGAATTGTGCCATGAATTGGTTGTTTAAGAAAAAAGATTCTTCAAAAATAGGATATGAATTGTGCTTGAAATGGTCTCATTATCTGGTAACCGGCAGCGCGGGGATGAAGAAAGGATATATTGAACATTATCATCTGAGTCCGGAAAGAGTTAAAGTAATGCCTAATTGGATAAACCTGGAAAGATTTAAACCGGGAAACTTCCAGCCCAAGGCTGGTCCGCCTCGGGCGGAAAAGACTTTATTATTTATTCATTGGCTTTCAAAAAGGAAGGGCGCGGATATGATTGTGCCGATAGCAAAACATTTATCCCAAATACTAAATACAAAATACAAAATATTGGTTGCAGGCAATGGTCCGTATGGAGATGATTTATTGAAAGAAATAGAGGAAAACAAATTAAAAAAAATTATCGAAGTTTTGGGAGCCATTCCTAATGAAAATATAATTAAGTATTACGAAAAGACGGATATATTTATCATGCCGTCTATGGAAGAAGGATTTCCGAGAGTGTTGTTGGAAGCAATGGCAATGGGCGTTCCTTATATTGCTTCCGATATCGGAGCAGTCAGGGAAATTTCTTCGGAAATCGCTCAAAGATTTCTAGTCAGGTCAGGAGACGCCGAAATGTTTGCCCATAAAATAGAAAACTTAATATCGGACGAAAGGGTATACGAAGATTTCAGAAAAGAAGAATTGCAAAAAATCAAGGAATATTCAATAGATAAAGTGATTGATATATTTGTAAAATTA from Patescibacteria group bacterium includes the following:
- a CDS encoding glycosyltransferase family 4 protein produces the protein MQKYIKLCYVLPDYNSKTDSHFFHLYEFLEKASKKLDIFLIVERSSSNKEDIGSVMPDIKFIYIQKFKFIPFRFIESFIAVLIARIKGYKNFYTHYCYIGGTNAAIISRVFGGKSYYWNCAMNWLFKKKDSSKIGYELCLKWSHYLVTGSAGMKKGYIEHYHLSPERVKVMPNWINLERFKPGNFQPKAGPPRAEKTLLFIHWLSKRKGADMIVPIAKHLSQILNTKYKILVAGNGPYGDDLLKEIEENKLKKIIEVLGAIPNENIIKYYEKTDIFIMPSMEEGFPRVLLEAMAMGVPYIASDIGAVREISSEIAQRFLVRSGDAEMFAHKIENLISDERVYEDFRKEELQKIKEYSIDKVIDIFVKLFK